One window from the genome of Mauremys mutica isolate MM-2020 ecotype Southern chromosome 4, ASM2049712v1, whole genome shotgun sequence encodes:
- the LOC123369059 gene encoding kinesin-like protein KIF21B, translating to MGRTSDVGFTSPSSPPTRPCNNHDVFSRLTSNQSQGSALDKGLINPVGGARSAWTAPLQCSSLAEGHSKPILCVDATDELLFSRSKDWSCKMWNLVTGQEIASLKGHPNNVVSIKYCNHSGLVFTVSTSYIKVWDLRDSAKCVCTLTTC from the exons GACTTCGGACGTTGGCTTCACAtctccctcatcccctcccaccaggCCGTGCAACAACCACGACGTCTTCTCTCGCCTCaccagcaaccagagccagggcTCCGCCCTGGACAA GGGCCTCATTAACCCCGTGGGTGGTGCCAGGAGTGCCTGGacggcccccctgcagtgcagttCCCTGGCGGAGGGACACTCCAAGCCCATTCTCTGTGTGGATGCCACCGACGAGCTGCTCTTCTCCAGATCCAAAG ACTGGAGCTGCAAAATGTGGAACCTGGTGACGGGCCAGGAAATCGCCTCGCTGAAGGGCCACCCCAACAATGTGGTGTCCATCAAGTACTGCAACCACTCGGGGCTGGTCTTCACCGTCTCAACCTCCTACATCAAGGTGTGGGACCTCCGGGACTCGGCCAAGTGCGTCTGCACCCTCAC CACCTGCTAA